The nucleotide window CCATCCGCGCGCTCGAGGGCAGGCGGCTGGTCAGCGAGAGCTACCTGTCGCGGTGGAACGGCACCTCCGGCCGCTGCGAGGACGGCGTGCCCGTGAGCCGCGTGACCCGCACGTGCCTGCGGATGGGCGGCTACCCCGAGACGGAGGAGGGCCTGGAGCGGGCCGTCGAGGCCGGCTACGCCCTCGTGAACGTCGAGTACCTGGGCGGCACCGAGCTCGTCGGGGGAGCGGCCGGCCTCGAGATCCTCCGCCGCGCGGGAGGGGAACCCATCGTCAGCTTCCCGGCGAACCCGCCCGAGGTGACGGCGCTGCTGGCCACGGCCAAGCACGAGGGCAGGTTCGTCGTGACGGCCCTGGCCACCGACGGCGGCTCGATACCCCGGAACACCACCGTGGAGCAGGGCCTGGCCCTGGTCCGGTACGGGATGCTGAGCCTCGCCGAGTTCGTCGAGAAGGCCGCGGCCGCGCCGGCGGCCATGCTGGGCCTCCGCGACCGCGGCAGCCTGCGCCCTGGCAGCGCCGCCGACGTCACGGTCCTCGACGTCGCGCGCGGCGAGGTCGCCTACACGCTGGTGGGCGGCGACGTCGTGTTCGCGCGCGGCGCGCTCACCGGCCGGGGCGGGCGGCTGCTGACGACGGACGTCGGCGTCGCCTTCGCGACCAGCCAAGGCATCGGGGGCGAGGCGGTGCGCCGTGCGGCCTGACGGCGGCGCGCCGGGCGCGCCCGGCGTCGCGGTGGGGTCCGCCGACCTCCGCGCGGACCTGCGCCTCGCGGTCGACCGCCTCGTCGCGGAGCGCGGCGACGAGATGGTCGACGACCTCCTGGCGGCCGTCTCGCACGCGAGCATCAACCCCACGCGCGCCCCGGGAGGCGGCGAGGGCGTGGGCGAGGGGCCCTTCCAGGAGTTCCTCCTCGGCCTCTGCCGCGCCAAGGGGCTGCCGGCGGCGGCGCAGGGGACGGGCCTCCCCGGCCGCCCCAACGTCGAGGTCGAGCTCGCGGGCGACCCCGGCCGACACAGCCTGCTGCTGAACAGCCACTGCGACGTGGTCACGGCGGACGAGCCCGGCTGGGCGCACCCGCCGTTCGAGCCCCGCATCGTCGACGGGTCTGTCGTCGGCCGCGGCGCCTCCGACGCGAAGGGGTCGCTGATGGCGATGCTTGAGGCCCTGTGGGTCGCGCGCGAGGTCGCCGGCGAGGGCCTCGGCACCGTCACCCTCACCAGCGTCGTCGACGAGGAGGCGGGCGGCGGGGGCACCGCCGCCTGGCTGCAGCGCCGCGAGACGGTCGGGGGCGCGCTGCCCGACGCCGCGATCGTGGGCGAGCCCACCGGCCTCCGGCCGGCGATCGTCACGCGCGGGGCGCGGTCGTTCCACCTGCGCGTGCGCGGACGCGGCGCCCACGCCGGCGAGGCCTACGAGGGCGTGAACGCGGT belongs to Trueperaceae bacterium and includes:
- a CDS encoding amidohydrolase family protein, giving the protein MIAGGRVVDPAAGVDAVVDLGVRGGRVEAVEPGGSLTKARRYLEVEDLVVMPGIIDLHVHLAEPFGKPHGIAMVARAGVTACLELAGHGPSLARAVRESGCGINVGYVAPLIPGRNLTGPDPDEDELAGVLDVALAEGALGLKLLGGHYPLTPEAIRRAVELATDRGCYLAIHCGSTENGSDVAGLEEAVEIAGDAPVQIAHVNSYCRGQLLGDPVEEARRAIRALEGRRLVSESYLSRWNGTSGRCEDGVPVSRVTRTCLRMGGYPETEEGLERAVEAGYALVNVEYLGGTELVGGAAGLEILRRAGGEPIVSFPANPPEVTALLATAKHEGRFVVTALATDGGSIPRNTTVEQGLALVRYGMLSLAEFVEKAAAAPAAMLGLRDRGSLRPGSAADVTVLDVARGEVAYTLVGGDVVFARGALTGRGGRLLTTDVGVAFATSQGIGGEAVRRAA
- a CDS encoding M20/M25/M40 family metallo-hydrolase; protein product: MRPDGGAPGAPGVAVGSADLRADLRLAVDRLVAERGDEMVDDLLAAVSHASINPTRAPGGGEGVGEGPFQEFLLGLCRAKGLPAAAQGTGLPGRPNVEVELAGDPGRHSLLLNSHCDVVTADEPGWAHPPFEPRIVDGSVVGRGASDAKGSLMAMLEALWVAREVAGEGLGTVTLTSVVDEEAGGGGTAAWLQRRETVGGALPDAAIVGEPTGLRPAIVTRGARSFHLRVRGRGAHAGEAYEGVNAVRLAMRYVDALEELHQELAVRADPRLWPGLATPYVFNLGRVQGGDSFGSVAAECEVEGVVGWVPPDTLESMSEEVEKAVDAVTVSDPWLAGHPPEWRWGWLAFDAGRTPEGHELVRLLGEEAASRGLPAEPCGLMAGTDMRLLVVRGGIPTVNFGPGDMAQGHSANERLPLDEYLDAIRILAHVILRWCSTPRRGDP